In a single window of the Tigriopus californicus strain San Diego chromosome 2, Tcal_SD_v2.1, whole genome shotgun sequence genome:
- the LOC131893631 gene encoding uncharacterized protein LOC131893631: MGPSGESYSLLNLTPSDDENHIGEEHTRNGGWPGSANTTTTTTLAGMEGRQLPDLNLPLPAKALTMRQKVKRKIRLKKRRDRNQSTHRLGSLSSSSSSSSLLATSTKFTHSTSSLCSSLSTMGIGFAIIMAFVGLTFFVAQLHVTLSNLRLEMEKVSEDRQAFMDRFSALQATVQEVAPESQTSAEKISALEVQFAAFSTQVSSLNESLVQVEASLKTAPELLELPQQIQAIQNEMAKFGSRLTEVESKLHSPASPNDDQNQWSRSTTNTELDQLRNETSALQGALMSLEERFRTIGIKITSQMKKNQERSEKLWENMAKFREDIDALRELVKVEAPSEESKVGTRISDSQSHSHNTSLIS; the protein is encoded by the exons ATGGGGCCCAGTGGCGAATCCTACAGCTTGCTCAACTTGACGCCCTCCGATGATGAGAATCACATTGGAGAGGAACACACTCGGAACGGGGGATGGCCGGGCTCCGCCaacactaccactaccaccaccttGGCTGGAATGGAGGGGAGACAATTGCCCGATTTAAATCTGCCTTTGCCCGCCAAAGCCTTAACCATGCGGCAAAAAGTCAAGCGGAAAATCAGGCTCAAGAAGAG ACGAGACCGCAATCAAAGCACCCATCGATTGGGCTCGTTGtcttcgtcgtcatcgtcttcTTCGCTTCTGGCGACCTCGACCAAGTTCACGCACTCGACTTCATCCCTGTGTTCGTCCCTCTCCACCATGGGCATCGGATTTGCTATCATCATGGCCTTTGTTGGATTGACCTTCTTTGTAGCTCAACTCCATGTcactttgtccaatttgaggttggaaatggaaaaag TGTCCGAGGATCGTCAAGCTTTCATGGATCGATTTTCGGCCCTCCAAGCTACAGTCCAAGAAGTTGCTCCCGAGTCTCAGACATCGGCCGAGAAGATCAGTGCCCTAGAAGTCCAATTTGCAGCCTTTTCCACTCAG GTCTCATCGTTAAATGAATCACTGGTTCAAGTAGAAGCAAGCTTGAAAACGGCTCCTGAGCTGCTTGAGCTCCCCCAGCAAATACAAGCCATTCAAAACGAgatggccaaatttggctCCCGCCTAACCGAGGTGGAGTCGAAACTCCATTCCCCGGCATCGCCGAATGACGATCAAAACCAATGGTCTCGGTCCACAACAAATACAGAATTGGACCAACTTCGCAATGAAACGTCGGCCTTGCAGGGTGCTTTGATGAGTTTGGAGGAGCGGTTCCGCACTATCGGCATCAAGATCACTTcgcaaatgaagaaaaaccagGAGCGATCGGAAAAGCTTTGG GAAAACATGGCCAAGTTCCGCGAAGACATCGATGCTCTGAGAGAGCTAGTCAAGGTTGAGGCACCCTCCGAGGAGTCGAAAGTTGGTACGAGAATATCTGATTCGCAATCCCACTCTCACAACACGTCTTTGATTTCGTGA
- the LOC131893527 gene encoding transient receptor potential cation channel subfamily V member 5-like, whose translation MGNCLKKGEAFDPGGVLDRVIASGTASEDNFIYSLANYKKGGLLVECFNKGGSKEVEKYIRNKLAHLMYNNGAGECITRTEYLRWKFKDKQEKVVIGQDKNPGITYDPLLLWEDHEACWKMQFRGAMGESLLHVLIICNTLVHTRIARLLLKCFPRLVIDKVEGEEYLGTTGLHLAIAYGNDELAQVLIEGGINIHERATGTFYLPTDQAHDHPKAETNYEGLAYLGEYHLAWAACQANETIYNLLLEQGADPDAQDRFGNTVLHMVVVTNRIGMFGYALRHPLKSGNSEIDNNAALTCLTLSCKLGRDNLFKEMLELSCKEFWRYSNICCSAYPLGALDSIRPSGETNWGSAMLIILAGTKEEHLNMLEGGIIAKLLEEKWTTFAQMFFVKKFAFVWVHLICLSVAIYTRPDYTASLLGGLKDGPEDIADHVTRYCFEIAALLATLEYMIIQQAEEIKNSGINSFLRNLKGTPAKLIYTMGNLFLLAAVPMRFLQWNDKTDFYRILEETVLVIAIPAIWFYLIFFAGAIKLTGPFVTMIFSMVTGDMFTFSIIYIIILFGFSQAFFFMLKGIESPGLYRTYHTTWVGMFHMTLGEYNYNVFSDTEHQGMAKLFFVLFQIILPILLLNMLIAMMGNTYAIVNEKSEKEFLKQWAKVIMSMERCVPPIKAKEYLEQYSIKLGENLRGVMVIKSKDKTRARQRKGALYNWKKTGKTIIRYLKKRKMTGDDLRREMWVHDEAETPKASRKKKALGYDVNFGLQPTTSLVPGQLPPGVVPTPEMFGRSLTPQDQFVLENMKVMQKYFDLAQSWQEAIKRKKEQESSSGKQLASSQGEAIAEPMGVLQPAYIGPDPHTLPGVRRKKTKQEFQQELFWRKRSRKNIRSLKQQSFDLATIHDESDFSSDEDNFFTSPDNPEVGNGKVNLGYHIENEKAPSGTLPPLTNGKVHSSKSNGALSPSVIVPSNPDDPVEEDQSAHEGEKKKKAKKEKKEKKEKKEKKEKKEKKKKDKEKKKKKDKPKDEEL comes from the exons ATGGGAAATTGTCTGAAAAAGGGGGAAGCGTTTGATCCTGGTGGTGTTTTGGATCGGGTGATAGCTTCTGGGACCGCTTCAGAGGACAATTTCATCTACAGCTTGGCCAATTACAAGAAGGGCGGTCTGCTGGTCGAATGTTTTAATAAAGGAGGATCCAAGGAG GTTGAGAAATACATTCGAAACAAACTCGCTCATTTGATGTATAACAATGGAGCTGGAGAATGCATCACAAGGACGGAATATCTGCGATGGAAGTTCAAGGACAAACAGGAAAAG GTCGTAATTGGGCAAGACAAGAACCCAGGAATTACTTATGATCCATTACTTCTGTGGGAAGATCATGAGGCATGCTGGAAAATGCAGTTTCGAGGGGCAATGG GAGAATCCTTGCTTCACGTGTTGATCATTTGTAACACCTTGGTTCACACCCGAATTGCTCGGCTCCTTCTCAAATGCTTCCCTCGTCTCGTTATTGACAAGGTGGAAGGCGAAGAATATCTGG GCACGACGGGATTACATCTGGCCATTGCCTATGGCAATGACGAACTTGCTCAGGTTCTGATAGAGGGAGGAATCAACATCCATGAGAGAGCCACAG GGACCTTCTACCTACCCACTGATCAAGCTCACGATCATCCCAAAGCTGAGACCAACTATGAAGGCTTAGCCTATCTGGGCGAATATCACCTGGCCTGGGCCGCCTGTCAAGCCAATGAGACCATTTACAACCTTCTCTTGGAGCAAGGCGCGGATCCCGACGCTCAAGACCGTTTTGGAAACACTGTTCTGCATATGGTGGTGGTCACGAATCGGATCGGCATGTTTGGATATGCACTGCGCCATCCCTTGAAGTCCGGGAATTCGGAAATTGACAACAATGCGGCCTTGACCTGCCTCACATTGTCTTGTAAGCTCGGTCGGGACAACTTGTTTAAAGAGATGCTGGAACTGAGTTGCAAAGAGTTCTGGCGGtactcaaatatttgttgcTCAGCCTATCCCTTGGGGGCTCTGGACTCGATTCGCCCCAGTGGTGAGACAA ATTGGGGCTCGGCCATGCTGATTATCTTGGCTGGAACCAAAGAGGAGCATTTGAACATGCTGGAAGGTGGCATCATTGCCAAGCTTCTCGAGGAAAAATGGACCACCTTTGCTCAGATGTTCTTCGTCAAAAAGTTCGCCTTTGTTTGGGTTCATTTGATTTGTCTCTCTGTCGCCATCTACACCCGTCCCGACTACACAGCCAGTCTCTTGGGCGGTTTAAAAGATGGACCAGAGGATATTGCCGATCATGTCACAAG ATATTGCTTCGAGATTGCGGCTCTCCTGGCAACCTTGGAATACATGATCATACAACAGGCTGAAGAAATCAAGAACTCGGGCATCAACAGTTTCTTAAGGAATTTG AAGGGAACACCGGCCAAACTGATTTACACCATGGGTAACTTGTTTCTTTTGGCCGCGGTCCCAATGAGATTTCTTCAGTGGAACGACAAAACCGACTTTTATAGGATCTTGGAGGAAACAGTCTTAGTGATTGCAATTCCGGCCATTTGGTTCTACTTGATATTCTTTGCAGG AGCCATCAAGTTGACCGGTCCTTTCGTCACGATGATCTTCAGCATGGTCACTGGTGACATGTTCACTTTCAGCATCATCTACATCATCATACTCTTTGGCTTCAGTCAAGCGTTCTTCTTCATGCTGAAGGGCATAGAATCGCCTGGTCTTTACCGAACCTACCACACCACTTGGGTGGGAATGTTTCATATGACCTTGGGAGAGTACAAC TATAATGTGTTCAGCGACACCGAGCATCAAGGCATGGCCAagctcttcttcgtcttgtttcaaatcattcttcCCATTCTTCTGTTGAACATGTTGATTGCCATGATGGGTAACACCTATGCCATAGTGAAcgagaaaagtgaaaaagagtTTTTGAAACAG TGGGCCAAGGTTATCATGAGTATGGAACGATGCGTCCCGCCCATTAAAGCGAAGGAGTATTTGGAGCAATACAGTATCAAGTTGGGAGAGAATCTTCGTGGGGTGATGGTAATCAAGAGCAAAGACAAGACTCGAGCCAGGCAAAGGAAAGGCGCTCTTTACAACTGGAAG AAAACCGGCAAGACCATCATTCGTTACTTGAAGAAACGGAAAATGACGGGCGATGATTTGAGACGAGAGATGTGGGTTCACGATGAGGCGGAGACTCCCAAAGCCTCGCGCAAAAAGAAGGCCTTAGGATACGATGTTAA TTTTGGGTTGCAACCCACGACCAGTTTGGTTCCCGGCCAACTACCTCCCGGCGTTGTTCCCACCCCAGAAATGTTCGGAAGATCTCTCACGCCGCAGGACCAATTCGTTCTGGAGAATATGAAGGTCATGCAAAAATACTTTGACTTGGCCCAAAGCTGGCAAGAGGCCATCAAGCGGAAGAAAGAGCAAGAGAGTTCCTCGGGGAAACAGCTAGCCAGTTCCCAAGGAGAGGCCATCGCTGAGCCCATGGGAG TGCTCCAACCTGCTTATATTGGCCCTGATCCGCACACTTTACCAG GAGTTCGGAGGAAGAAAACCAAGCAGGAGTTTCAGCAAGAATTGTTCTGGCGAAAGCGCAGCCGAAAGAATATCCGAAGTCTCAAGCAACAAAGTTTTGATTTGGCCACAATTCATGACGAGTCGGACTTCAGCAGTGATGAAGACAACTTCTTTACCTCGCCTGACAATC CCGAGGTGGGAAATGGGAAAGTGAACTTGGGATAtcacattgaaaatgaaaaggcaCCATCTGGAACTCTGCCACCTTTAACCAATGGAAAAGTCCACTCCTCCAAAAGTAATGGAGCCTTATCGCCGTCCGTCATTGTCCCTTCCAACCCTGATGATCCTGTGGAGGAGGACCAATCCGCTCACGAAggcgagaagaagaaaaaggccaagaaggaaaagaaggaaaaaaaggagaagaaagagaagaaagagaaaaaagaaaagaagaaaaaggacaaagaaaagaaaaagaaaaaagacaaaccCAAAGATGAGGAGCTATAG
- the LOC131877205 gene encoding GATOR complex protein NPRL2-like, translated as MAGVAPRGAPQVAPERPPNPPGPSDAPPGEDEECRLQEGCGQDGPLRSIFLAEFHHVQGPVIRCEATTDGEPLMTKDFFDATSVFIIPKMKMTNRTLTFNVKGMKVLGFPVVISDKKYPRNQFMFNVGFVCYDWSRSIQYESALKKLCKFFLTLEREEQSISKNENTPNILIMLQNTLRDLNLQGSAITSAGDYLLQLQVIGNPPDPPVVYDYSVPVLYDVWNDLQHENFDLTTNKIISHIDGVHTVRRIAQLAHVDTGLVKVCVQNLTFFDLVSIVSIFRFSNCYCTTTKVRDILDKPSLQADMLELCALSEERPSIRAIYRFVTEMKHGKTIRALVFQYPNLGVDIMCLVQFLCIHGIIRRVHTYPFLEVQGQPHEIYNGCIPLDDFCTKLGMSPENAEEYLERSFNVQFLKK; from the exons ATGGCAGGTGTGGCTCCTCGAGGGGCACCGCAAGTAGCCCCGGAGCGGCCCCCTAACCCCCCAGGGCCGTCGGATGCGCCTCCGGGCGAAGATGAGGAATGTCGCCTCCAAGAGGGCTGTGGTCAGGACGGGCCGCTCCGGTCGATTTTTTTGGCCGAGTTCCATCATGTGCAAGGGCCGGTGATTCGCTGTGAAGCCACCACTGATGGCGAACCCTTGATGACCAAGGACTTCTTTGACGCTACCAGCGTGTTCATCATCCCCAAGATGAAGATGACCAATCGAACACTCACCTTTAACGTGAAAGGCATGAAAGTCCTGGGCTTTCCTGTGGTGATTTCGGACAAGAAGTATCCACGAAATCAGTTCATGTTTAATGTGGGCTTTGTTTGTTACGACTGGTCGAGATCG ATACAATATGAATCGGCCTTGAAGAAGTTGTGCAAATTCTTCCTGACTTTAGAACGTGAAGAGCAGTCcatctcaaaaaatgaaaatacgcCCAACATTCTCATCATGCTCCAGAACACCTTGAGGGATTTAAATCTTCAAGGGAGTGCCATTACCAGTGCGGGAGACTACTTGCTACAACTGCAAGTGATTGGAAACCCTCCCGATCCTCCAGTTGTATACGATTATAGTGTTCCAGTTCTTTATGATGTGTGGAATGACTTACAGCATGAAAACTTCGACCTAACCACGAACAAG ATCATTTCCCACATTGATGGAGTGCACACGGTTCGACGAATCGCCCAGCTTGCCCATGTCGACACTGGTCTGGTAAAAGTGTGCGTTCaaaatttgaccttttttgacCTCGTTAGTATCGTGTCCATATTTCGATTCTCCAATTGCTATTGTACGACCACCAAAGTGCGAGATATTCTGGATAAACCATCACTCCAAGCTGATATGCTGGAATTGTGCGCATTGTCAGAAGAGCGTCCCAGTATTCGCGCTATCTACCGTTTTGTCACTGAAATGAAGCATGGCAAGACCATCCGTGCTTTGGTCTTCCAATATCCTAATCTTGGCGTGGACATCATGTGTTTAGTTCAATTTCTCTGCATACATGGGATCATTCGGCGCGTTCATACCTATCCCTTCTTGGAAGTCCAAGGACAACCTCATGAGATATACAACGGATGCATTCCCTTGGATGACTTCTGCACAAAGTTGGGCATGTCTCCTGAAAACGCTGAAGAATATCTAGAGCGATCatttaatgttcaatttttaaagaaataa